In the Arachis ipaensis cultivar K30076 chromosome B10, Araip1.1, whole genome shotgun sequence genome, one interval contains:
- the LOC107623613 gene encoding uncharacterized protein LOC107623613 isoform X1 has translation MLLFSSNLNSRMVVMFLLRGMSAGKKRGTGIQGSNLGGCWCNWPIPIFADGRILTVAGVTIAIYSAPFIGLLILVALAVWPDWLVVATCETLRKVFSFAIQFAVLCTVFLSVLSF, from the exons ATGCTCCTATTCTCAAGCAATCTAAATTCAAG GATGGTGGTGATGTTCCTGTTGAGAGGGATGAGTGCAGGCAAAAAGAGGGGCACCGGGATTCAAGGTAGCAATCTTGGGGGCTGCTGGTGCAATTGGCCAATCCCTATCTTTGCTGAT GGGCGCATTCTTACTGTTGCTGGGGTGACTATAGCTATATACTCTGCACCTTTTATTGGCCTTTTAATTTTAGTTGCTCTAGCTGTTTGGCCGGACTGGCTGGTTGTTGCCACTTGTGAAACATTAAGAAAG GTTTTCAGCTTTGCCATCCAGTTTGCAGTTCTATGTACTGTATTTCTTAGTGTTTTAAGCTTTTAG
- the LOC107623613 gene encoding uncharacterized protein LOC107623613 isoform X2, with product MLLFSSNLNSRMVVMFLLRGMSAGKKRGTGIQGSNLGGCWCNWPIPIFADGRILTVAGVTIAIYSAPFIGLLILVALAVWPDWLVVATCETLRKSH from the exons ATGCTCCTATTCTCAAGCAATCTAAATTCAAG GATGGTGGTGATGTTCCTGTTGAGAGGGATGAGTGCAGGCAAAAAGAGGGGCACCGGGATTCAAGGTAGCAATCTTGGGGGCTGCTGGTGCAATTGGCCAATCCCTATCTTTGCTGAT GGGCGCATTCTTACTGTTGCTGGGGTGACTATAGCTATATACTCTGCACCTTTTATTGGCCTTTTAATTTTAGTTGCTCTAGCTGTTTGGCCGGACTGGCTGGTTGTTGCCACTTGTGAAACATTAAGAAAG TCTCATTAG